taaccttacccctatcccacctcaatagcagcaaatgtgttttacaatacaatatgaacacaataagtacattgtacttattttttatgtaaatacatagtagttaaggcatataaagtgagaccaataataaataaataaaatgtacattcatCGGAATATCTTttatgctccacagaagaaagaatgtcattcaggtttggaatgactcgtgggggtgagtaaatgatgacaaaattttaattttggggtgaactagccctttaatagATACAATGCAAAAACCCTATTCTTCATGAGTGCAGTAggatttttcagtatttttacatTCTAGAAAGTCTTAATATCTTTAGCATTTTgcttttaaaagtacattttaattattaatgtttttttttatgaataattaaaataattacaaagtaaTGAATGTTATGTAATATGAATATAAGCATTTTCATAAGTCTAGTGTGTCACATCAGGTTGCTAAAAGTTAACTAAATATTAGTTAAAacctatataaaatattaagaaaataattgAATATTCTCTGTAgtaatagtataatatatatatataaagtttgagCTACATCACACCTCATATTTTTCTGATCAGTATTACAGCAATGCCACTTTTCTTTGCCTTGACTGAGATTAAATTCAGTCCCACCGCAGGCGATGTAGGTGATCTGGAGGCCGTCAAACATCCTGAGCTTCTACCATTACTTGTGCGGCACTGAAACAAGACCACATTTCAATGAAAGCCAGGTGGGTCAGATTCAACTGAGAATTAACATTTTGCACAAAGGATATACTGTAAAATTGTTGAACCAgaagtgtgaaagaaaaaaaatctcatatgTTTGGACAGGTTTGCTTCAAGTTTTCcaacttttaaaaaaagaaagaaccatGTACTGTACAGTTTTAGATGTTGCAGCATGTCTTTGAAGCCACCAGGGGGCATTAGTAGATTCTGATACAGGACTCAATTACCTTTTGAACATACTTGACCGCCCTGCAACTAACTttgtaagaaagaaagaatacaaaCACAAGTAACCCAATTAAAAGATGAACATTTAAAAGATATGGCGCATGTGACGCAACCTTAGCATGCCCACCCCCATCAAAACATGCCGCCCTACCCCTCTCATTATGTCTGATGCAAAAGAGCATCAGCAGAACAGTAGCCTGTGGGTGTCAGATCAGACAACCTTCTCAGAGTGATCGCTGGCAAAAAATAAAAGCTCTGTGGTGGATCTGAAAGAAAAGAATGTAAATCAACACACAGACAGCATGGCACTTTAATGGCTTGTCACACTAGTGCACTATCACACTGCCCAGCAATGTAGCGGTCCCGCCACTGGTTTTATACAAGAAAGGGGATTAGCCAGTGGCCCATGGAAGCATCGCTTTTGCTTAAACCATTTTGCGTGGACGGTGTGAGAGGCGGTGGGATAATGCCATTTTACATCTCTGTGTTTCAGAAGCACATGGAACCTTCAGCATAATGTGAGCCTCTCTATCTGGTACTGCAAAGTCCACAAGAATGACAATGAGAACAAAACGTCACCAATGGACAAGCTTTCAGAATACAAGCGACACCTAATCTAAAGGAAACAATATAGACAGCAGCGTACAATAGTTTTACTTTAGGATTAAAATGGTCGTGTGTTCTGTAGTAAAACATTTACTAAACTTTAAAACATTTCCTAGAGCTGATATTGTTCAAGTTAACTGAAGTGGGAATACAACAACAGCCACAAAAGTCCATGTCTTTTTGCTTGTATGTGTCTGTCTCATATGAATGTCTTTATGCGTGTCTGTGTGCGTAAATATACATCCTAGGAGCTTCCCAAGGGTCCTGTGATGGACATCGCTCAGGCCTTCCACAGGAAACATGTGTCCTCACACCTGCTTGAAGGCTTTTATCTCCAGCAGTGCATATCCGTCTCTCCTTGACCAAAAACCTTGCATGTATAACAGCTTTAGATTCAAAAGTAAAATGCCGGTAAAGTGTCAGTGTCCACACAAACGCAAACCACCAGAGACATTAGGCATCCCGAAAAGgaaatgtattgattttattGTAGTTGATTTACAGGAAAACAGCTCCAAAAGCATCTAAAAAGTGCATCAGGGCTACTGCAACCTTACATTCAACATTATGTATCTGGCCGCACCATTTATaatttaatgattaaaataaaatggtggATACAAGAGTTACAAACCAAGTTCACACATTACATTTTATACCCTTATTATATGCACTTTATGTCTTCACATATTTGCCTTTGCTATAGAGAAGCTTTTAGTTTAAAAttagcaagcacacacacacgttggcatgcacgcacacaagcacacacacacatatatagtatatatttatattaattttggggtcagtaagacacatattcagcattgccatcacagaaataaattacatagaaaaatattgaaaataaaattacaatattgcAAAATTACAATAGAATTTTAAATTGCAACACTACttcacaatattagttttttaCTGTTACTGCAGTACTCtttagacttctttcaaaaacataaaaaaataaaataaataaaatcctaccaaccccaaacttttgaacagtaatgaatattagatattaaattcattattttgggCTAGTCTCACATATTAACTAACCACATTaagtaaaaacatctcaatgcaAAGTATCTTAAGCTGTACATTCCTAAACGATCCCCTTGTCTTCTCATAGACAAAATAAATTCCTTAAATCTTTTGTAAGAATTTCCATCTAGGCTATATAGTGTTAATACATTTGTTTTCCTTTAACTTTAAATGCTGCAGAGCTTTTGGCATCTCCTTCATCTCCTGTTACAGGAGTGTCACTTTGGTTATTCATTGGTCATTCACATTAATCCTTATTTGCTCCTGTCAGAGTGAAAGCCCTTGACCATTGCTGCTCCTTTCTGAGAACTTGggaaaaaaagttgtttagagGCTCTCGGTCTCAAATCAAGTTAgctttatgtttatataaaagtGAAACAATAGGAGCCTAATTAAAGAGACACTTTTTTGGCACAGTGATCATGACATTTTTGTTAGCAAGGTAATATATTCAAGAGTAAATCGAAGTGAATGAATAATGCATTTGTTGATCTGCATTTGTAGCTAGTTGTTATCGACTATACAGCTTCTGCTTTCCTCTGAATGATATCCCCTGTTCAGATAAAACACTTAGTGCATGTATAACCTCTTTAACTCTATATTTAGGGAACATGTTCTTCTTATCTTGGCTTCCATCAATCCATCCTCCTTCCCGTCCCCTGCCCTCGTCCTCACGTACGCCTCTGCTGTCTAACTACCCACATACTGCCCCAATCATCTCTGCTCTACCCCCTCAGATGGGCCCTGTGCGTCAGCGATTGCTGGCAGGCAGGCGGAGGGGTGTTTGAGCAAGCAGCGGGAGAGTTGATGCGTGTGTCAGAGAGACGCTCTCCCACATTCCCCCGGCGGCTGGCAGTGCGCCGGCTGTGGGAAGGGGGTTCGCCTCTTTCTCACGACCTCTCAGGTTCCTCAGCTCATCTGGGAGCTATTCATTTCCTGCCAGAAAACAGCCTTTCCCCTGCAACTGCAGGAGAGGGCGAGAGAGGGAAAAGAAGTGTGAATGGGAGAAAGAGGGCTGCATAGTGAGTCCAGAGCTTGGTACAGCAATCCCTGTGCTTAAATCATAAATCCCAGGCTTGTCAGGTCTACAATCAAAGACAAGGTGGTAATGATGATGagttaagagagagaaagaaggagagagagagagagagagagagagagagaaagaaggagagaaagggagagatcATGTCATATGGTAACACTTAAGAGCCAAGGAGGAAGCAGAGAGGGGGCTTGCGTTtagtgctttttttattttctccctTTTTCCACCTTCTTTCTCCTCTCAAGCCTCTTGCATTTGCACAGAGTGTGGGAAAAGTTAATTGACATGCATGCTGGCTAACCCTCCGGTCATGTTGTGACATGTGCACGGGTGCCCTGGCACAGTGGTCAGTGCGCTGGTAACCTGAGACCCTCGTAAAACTGTCCTACAGGGGCGGGTTGTAGCGAGGCAGGAAGAGGGAAGCACGTCTGAAGGGGAATCGGCGGGTTTTCTTGGGTTGCAGCTGTAACCTTGGTATAAACAGGAAACGAATGCATGGCCTGCCACAACATTGTAAATCTGTTGAGATGGTGGTGCGCTCAAAGTTAAGGTGGGCAAAAGCAGGCTGAACGATTCGAGATGAGCGTGTCCTCACAGACTTTGCTCTAACATGTGGTTTCAATCTCTATACTCCCTGCACCACAAAAGGTGTGATGGAAATTCAAAATGATCCTATTTATCCACACTTTGTGCTTCATAGCATTTAATTGCAAACACCTGCAATGCCCCCTTCTAAGACTGGTCACACTCAAACAGCTATAGGCAACAAACACCTGGGAAACACAAGGATGCATGGAGAAGGAAACGTTTCATCATGACAAGTGGTTTCCTGTTTTAAACGAAAAAAGCCATGTGAGTTGAGTGCAAATATTTCTGCATCCTTTTTtctcacacagaaaaaaaatcccgAAGCATACAATTAGCCCCTATATATATGCTGCAGTCTTCAAAGAAGCGTGgttctatatatgtgtgtgtgtgtgtgtgtgtgtgtgtcaacatgGAATTATGCAAGAAATTTAACTAGGTATTACCAAACAAGTAGGTGAAAATTTTGAGCAGTCCACTCGGTGGCCCTGCAGATGCAATTCACATTTGAATTACTAGATGGCGCTAAATTGTCGTGTAATAAAATTTTCTTTGCTGCTGAACTTTGCATTCAGCTTCATCCTCATGCAATCTTCTTGCtggctgtcagtcacacacaactTACATGCATCTAACAGTAATTTGTATAAATTGTGATACAATCTTAATATCTGTAATCAGTAAATTACgtcataatagttttttttttaatctatgaaTAAATCGTTTTTGTGAGAATATTCATTTAATTAGTGCTAGCTTCTAGTTGAAATTGCTAagtgataagaaaaaaataataatttgttaataacgatagaaattataaataaataaataaattaattaattcactaAATCAATTTAGaagttaatagatttttttttctctttactttTCCGTCTTTCCAACAAAAACATAGTTACAGAAAAATACTAAAAACGATTTATTGCATGTGACTTAGGACAGCTCACTGAACGCAATGTAGATCCATGCATTCCTTCCTGAGTTTTGTGCTGCAGCATATTTAACCGAGATTTGCATGCGATATGGGCCGAGTCATAGCTTATTTTGAGGTAAGAATGAGCACAAACAGTTCACAAactgaaaacagaataaaactaaCACGGaggcaaaacttttatttttaatgcaatttatttatctTCCAAAAAGAAGAAACTTGAAAGCGCATTCAACATATCTTTGGCATCACAACGTGGAAAAGATACCGcaaatatatataggctatatagaaaaaaatgcattgaacGGAATTCAACAATACAAAACTTATTTCAATATGAACTTCTCTCCCTTTTGATCTATACAAATATAGTGCATCAtctcttaaaacatttttttatatatatacaaaaagcaCAAAAAGTAACGTTTAACAAAGAAAACAAGTGTCATTTGCCtttgaagagttttttttttttttttttttttttttttttcatagtctaCCAAGGCCGCCAAACGGAATCTGACGTAACGGACGGTGCTCCCGGAGACACGGCTACCGGAACCGGTGTGCTGGAATTGTTGGCATACACTGGAATAACGGGGCCGTTTGGAGCAAAGGCAGCGCTGGGAATCAAAAAGGCGAATTGTCCGTCTGTTGCCGGCACAAGCTGGAAACCTCCGTATAATTTAGTTGCGTCAGAAGTCAAGTTGGAGGAAGCCCCGCTTTTGCAAGTGACTCCGCTAAGAGGCACGGCGTTGGCTTGCTGAGGCGCGCTGGAGATTTGAACCATTGGTTGACTGAAGGATGGATGAGGAGGCCCGCCAGGTATCTGGTGCTGTGTTGGATAATTCATGGCGTTGATTTGTGTCATGCAGCTGGCTAAGTGACCCAGCAGCCGGGTCCTGACCTCGGTGTTAACCCCTTCACAGGTGGACAGGAACCGGGTCACCTCGTTCATACATTCACTGAAACCAGCTCTGTATTTCCCAAGAACGGTGGGATCCGTGTTAAGGGCAGCTGTTGGGGAAATTATGCAAGACTTTCGGTCAAATGATTCAGAGAAGATGAACATAAAACTGTTTTGAGTCATTTCTAAAACTGCTTTCAATCCAGTCGAATTCAGTAGAGGGAAAACACGTGCAGAAAGAAACATAGCAGCCGAGTTCCTGGAAGTTCTCATAAAACTAGCCTACTTCTTTTATGATTATTCATTAGACCGGCGACTTACCGGTCATTTGTGCCCGCTGCATGTTTCTGAGATGCTTCACTGTCATCTCCAGGATGTCCGCTTTCTCGAGTTTAGAGTGCCTGGAGCTCTGTGTGAAAATCAAGATTGATTTAGATATAGCTGGCTATGAGAGGAGATAAATCAATATTCAATCCAGATGCAAATGTAAGAATCAGTCGGACTTTCAGTAGCCTACTTACATCTTTTTTTAGAGCATCCAAGATTAAGGTTTTCAGCTGACCCAAGCTTTCGTTGATTCTCGCTCTCCTTCTTTTCTCCATAATGGGTTTAGAAGactaaaatgcaaaagaaaaaagtcaaatcGTCTGACTACTTTGAAACTGCATCGCTGTTTGAAAATGAACGCAGTAGCCTACATGTCAGAATCAATACAAACCTTTCTGTGCTCCGAAGCAGTTTTGGGTTTATCAGGTGTAGTGTTCATGCTCGCCGGAGTCGCGGCAACCGGAGACGAGGAGTTTTTTTCCATGATATCTGCAGGCATCTTCATTAtcctttggattaaaaaaaaggaacaagAAAAAGAAATCCTCCTGTATCTTCTACTAGAGTGAACGTTGTACGCAGATACAGTTCCAGATATGAATGGATATCCGCACGAAGCGTCCCGAGTTCAACTGGTGCTGCAATGATGTCACAGTCTCTGATTTCACCGTTTGCCAGCGGTCTTAGCAACTGCCTTCCTCAGATTCGTGCTGGTCTTATTTATATCTCCGACTGCACGCGAACGGCTCGTGTGAAACTTCCCAAACTTTCTTTCCCACAGTAACTTTCTACCAATCAGCGTGAGGGACACGCGGCCCGAGGGGAGGATGGCTCGTGGTCGGCGCCCCTCCATTGGTTGTTTAGCGTTTGAGCGGGTGGCCAATGGCGCGCGGCCGGGTTTAGGGCACAACCGGGACTGCCTTCAATCATTCAGTTTACATATTAACACTTAAGAGCTAGTCTCCGCAAAAACACAGCAAACTTTGTAATTACAGTTCAATACACCTATATAGAGCTATTGAAATTAAGGCAACTTAAAAAATGCATACATCCTCCACATTATAGAACATTTAAGACAGGATAAAGTTTACTATtgcaatattaatgttaaaagagtaaaataaaatgcacatggGTTTGACTTTTACTACAACCGAAATAATATGCCTTTTTTTCGAATCAGAATGAACTTTTTACTTCATCTGTTTTACTTCCAACATTTCTTACAAGGTAGCCTACACTGTAAGCAATCATTTAACTTCACATAATGATTTCTGTCATTAGAATTAAAGCGGTTAAACATTTGCATAATCACTGCAGCCTACGTTGCGCACTACTgaaaatgaactaaaaaaataACTCAACGATTAAATTTAAGCTTTCAGTTTTCATGTGTTTAACTTTTTCCTTCATAAAAGTTAATTTGCCAAGGCAGCAGTgtaactatttctttaagagcGTCGCTGCTGTTGGCATTTTGACATAGCTGTCGACTCACGAGCGCTATTGTGAATGTGGAGCACGTGCCAGGATGTTTTATTACCTCGGTGGTTGAGGTTTGGCTGGCGGGCTAGGGGTGGCGGTGGTGGTTTACATTAGAGGGAAGGTAAATAGCAGCTGCTGTTCTAAAAGCCTGGGAAAACCACGCCCACTGAGAGCTCGACTGGGCTTATCGGAATGCGAGCCAGTGTGAAGATATTTCAGACCGAAACCGCGCACTTCACGGAGAGTGTCCTTGACCGTGTCTGACAGAAGCGGCTCTAATTAGGTCATGGTTTTATGATCCTCAGATGAGTTCGCAAACAATCTCCACAAAACACTGAATTCATTCATGCTTTTCTGCCTGTCCTTCGTCACGTCTTTATGTATGCAATGAAAACGCAAATAACAAAGTCCAAGCGCATTTTGGACGCAGTGCGCTAGACGGAAATATAGATCGTCGAATGTACAGTTTACACGATGACGTTAACATATTGCATACGTTGCCATCTatcataaactaaaaaaaaaaaaaaagtgtcagttaGTGGTCTGTCAT
This genomic window from Carassius gibelio isolate Cgi1373 ecotype wild population from Czech Republic chromosome A6, carGib1.2-hapl.c, whole genome shotgun sequence contains:
- the LOC128015692 gene encoding transcription factor HES-1-like — protein: MKMPADIMEKNSSSPVAATPASMNTTPDKPKTASEHRKSSKPIMEKRRRARINESLGQLKTLILDALKKDSSRHSKLEKADILEMTVKHLRNMQRAQMTAALNTDPTVLGKYRAGFSECMNEVTRFLSTCEGVNTEVRTRLLGHLASCMTQINAMNYPTQHQIPGGPPHPSFSQPMVQISSAPQQANAVPLSGVTCKSGASSNLTSDATKLYGGFQLVPATDGQFAFLIPSAAFAPNGPVIPVYANNSSTPVPVAVSPGAPSVTSDSVWRPW